The DNA window GCTTTTTTTAAAAATTAATACTGTAATAAAACCAATAATTGATACCAATATATTTTCTATTAAAATAAAAAAGGGAGTCATTCCAAAACTACCACCAGGCAAATTCATAATATATAGAACCACGACGCTCAATATAAAATTCAGAAATGCCATTACTCCAAAAATTTGGACACTATTTAGAAGAATATTTTTCATGATTGAAAATTAACCAAAATTTCAGGAGCAAAATTGAAAAAAAATTTTGAACTTCGCAGTATGGCAAAACTTAGAACAGCATATTTCTGTCAGAACTGTGGAACACAGTATTCACAATGGATGGGACAATGTAAAAACTGTGGAGAATGGAATACTTTAGTGGAAGAGGTTGTAGAAAAACCGGCTAGTAAAAGCCTTCCTTCCTCCCGAACAAAGCAGCATGTCATTAATATCATTGAAGTTGAGGCTATTGAAGAACCACGAATTAAAACACCTTCCGAAGAACTCAACCGAGTGATGGGTGGCGGAATTGTTTTAGGTTCTGTTACGTTGATTGGTGGCGAACCTGGAATTGGAAAATCTACCTTACTGCTACAGTTAGCCTTAAAAATGAAAAAGAAGGTATTCTACGTTTCTGGAGAAGAAAGTGCCTCACAAATTAAGATGAGAGCAGATAGATTATCCGAAGTTCAGAATCCTAACTGTTTTTTGTATACAGAAACTTCATTAGAAAAAATTCTTCATGAAGCTAAAAAACTGGAACCGGATTTTGTAATCATTGATTCTATTCAAACTCTGCAATCTCAACTGATTGAAAGCTCACCGGGAACAGTTTCTCAAATCAGAGAGTGTTCTAACGAAATTATTAAGTACGCCAAGGAAAACAATACACCAGTCTTCTTAGTCGGTCACATTACAAAAGACGGACAAATTGCTGGTCCAAAAGTTCTGGAGCATATGGTGGATGTGGTTTTAAATTTTGATGGTGACAGAAACCATCTTTTCAGATTATTGAGGGCAAATAAAAACCGTTTTGGTTCTACGTCAGAAATCGGAATTTATGAAATGATCTCCCAAGGTTTAAAGGAAATCAAAAACCCCTCTGAAATTTTAATCACTAAAAAATTCGAAGAACTTTCCGGAAACTCTATCGCGGTAACCTTAGAAGGAAACCGACCAATGCTCTTGGAGATCCAGGCATTAGTAAGTACAGCAGTTTATGGAACACCACAAAGAAGCTCTACCGGTTTTGATGCAAAAAGATTAAACATGCTTCTTGCTGTATTAGAAAAACGGGCTGGTTTTCAGCTGGGTGCCAAAGACGTTTTCCTTAATATTACAGGTGGAATAAAAACCGATGATCCGGCTCTCGATCTGGCTGTTGTCGCTTCTATTCTTTCTTCCAATGAAGATATTGCGATCTCTGAACATTTCTGTTTTGCAGGAGAGATTGGCCTTAGTGGTGAAATCAGACCTGTAGCTCAAGTTGAGCAACGAATCTCAGAAGCTGAGAAGCTAGGATATGAAAAAATATTTGTTTCAAATCTTAACAAAATTCCGAAAAGAAAATTTGGGATTAAAATTGAAGAGGTAAGCAAAATCGAAGATTTCCATGAGCGAATCTTCTAATAAAAAATAATATAATGTCACTAGAAAACATCCAGAGATTCGTTCTTGTATTGCTTTATGGCGGCTTAATTTTGTTTTCATTCACCGTATTGATCAATCCAATGCGGGTCAACAAAAAAGCAAACTTATTTTTTGGATTATTTCTCTTTTTATGGTCAAGCTACTGGATCCTGAATGTATTGCAATTTTGCGACATTCCCTCGGATCCTTTATTTGAACTTGGAGTATATGCTATACAAATATTCACGCCCATCTTTTTGTTTTTCAGTGTTATATTTTTCATTAATCCGAATTACAGGTTTCAAAAAAGAGATGCTGTCTGTATCATTATCCCTTTTATTTATTGGATATTGCTCGTAAACTCTGGGGATAATAAAACGATTCATGCTATTGTAATGCTCATAGCCGTCTCCCACAATCTTCCTTATATCACTCTTATTTATTTTAAAATAAGAAAACATCAAAAACGAATAGAAACCATCTCTTCCAATACCGAAAATATCGACCTCCAATGGCTCATTAAACTCAGCTTCCTTCTTTTCATAACAATAATTATAACTGTCGGTTATGAGCTATTCAATACTTTTATTTATAAGATGCACCAACATCTGGTAATGGATCTTTTATTTTTGTTTATTGTATACAGCACCTTATATTATGTACTCCGTCAAAAGGAAATCTACCCAGTAGATAAAAAGCAACGGGAAGAACTTTTATCCATCGAACTGGAAAGTGATTCGGAGCAAATTGAAAAGAAAAAATTAATTTCTGATCAGGAGTTTGAGATTTTAAAGCAAAAACTGATCTCTTTAATGGAAGCTGAAAAACCTTATCTGGATGGTGATCTTAATTTATTGAAACTCTCTGATTTAATTCAAATCAATGCACATCAGCTATCTTATCTTCTGAATACGGGTTTTAATGAAAATTTCTTTCATTTTGTAAATAAGTACCGTGTACAATATGCTAAGGAACTTCTTTTAGACGATTCTCAAAAAAAACTTTCTATGGTAGGAATTGCTTTTGAATCCGGTTTCAATTCTAAAACAGCTTTTAATACCATTTTCAAAAAAATGACGGAAATGACTCCTTCTGAATTCAAAAAAAATCATTCTGATCTATAAAAATACTCCCTTTAATTCCGAGACCAAAGAACTTACGACTTTACACAACAACCAGCAAACAAGCTTAAAAATCCACATAAAAACAGAGGATTCATTGTGAAAACTTTCATTAAAATATAAAATTCACCAAGTATTGATATTTTGTATATATTTGTATTACACCACTTAACCAAATTAAAATGAAAACAAAATTCACTATTCTAGTCATGTTTTGTGCTGCCTTATTGTTTGCACAAAACAAGGTTTTCCAAAATCCCATTAACGAAAGTACCTTAAAAAACAATCAGAAAGTAAGCAGGGAATTATCATCCACTTATTTACTGACGAAGTACTATTCGCAATCTCCTTTCAATTTAAAATCTGATCTCCAGATCACTCTTCCTACCGGTAACGAAATTACTGCAAAATTTAGCCGTACCTTCAACTACAGTAACAAGAGTGAATCTTATGTTTATGCTATTGAAAACGATCCTAAAGCAGAGCTTGTTCTTTCAAAGTATGATAACATTGTAACAGGAATGTATGCTTCCGGCACCGGTGAAAAAATTATGTTCCATCAGACGGATGCCTCTGTTTTTGCACTCTCTTTAGTAAGTGATTCTAAAATCATCAATCAGGATACTATAGATGATTATATTTTAGACAAAACAGAAAACTTTAACAAAGCCAATTCCAATGTCTGTTCATCTTCAACACCGGTTTGCCCGGCAACAAGAATAGATGTCATGATCGTTTTTACAACAGCAGCAAAAAATGCATGGGGAGGACTTTCCCAAAGTAATTCTTTTGTTGCAACAGCAATTACGAATTTCAATACAGCATTAACAAATTCAGGAGTTTCCAATGTAACAATCAATCTTGTTTACTCAGGGGAAATTGCCTATACCGAATCCGGAAGTCTAAATACCGACCTACCTCGACTTAGAAACAACAATGATGGTTTCATGGATAATGTACACACCCTAAGAACAACATATGGAGCCGACTTATGTGCATTAGTCACTTCTACACCAACCAATACCTGTGGTTTAGGATACGTAAATACCAGCTCAACCAACTACTCCAGTTCTTCAGGATTCTGTGTAAGCCTATATAATTGTGCTGTTTCCAATTATTCCCTTGCTCATGAACTTGGCCACAATATGGGTCTGAGACATGACTGGTATGTAGATACCAGCACCACCCCATGTGATCATCATCATGGCTATACCAATAAAAAAGCTATTGATCTGGGAACCTCCAGTACTTCTTCCCAGAGATGGAGAACAATTATGGCTTACAATGATGAATGTTCATCAAAAGGATTTAACTGTACCAGAATCAACCGTTGGGCTAATCCAAGTGTAAATTACAATAGTGATCCTACCGGAGTGGCTATAGGAAGTACTAAACCAGCTAATGAAGCCTATGGATTTACAAGATTTGCTTGTGTTGTTTCCAACTTCATGCCTGAAACTCAATCTTTCTTAGCCATAAAAGAGGAAACTAAGGAGAAACAGAATTTTTCATTATACCCGAATCCAGCTAAAGATGTCATTACTATTTCTGGAGAAGATAAAGGTAAATATTCATTCAGAATATACAATTCTTCCGGGCAGCATATCACAACTACGAATGAAAAAACAATCCATTTGAAAGGACTGACATCGGGAGAATATTTTTTAAATATCTATAATGATAAAAACGTCATGATAGAAAGTAAAAAGTTTATTGTTAGATAATTTCTCTGAAGAAATAACAAATAAGACCTTCAAATATCTTACATTTATTTGAGGGTTTTATTTTTTGGCCTTAATACGATATGAATTATTTAGCTCATTCCTTTCTTTCTTTTACAGATCAACAAATTGTAGGACAGTTTCTGGAAGACTTTATCCGAAATAAGGATAGATATTCTTTTCCAAAAGACATCCAGGATGGTATCACCCTTCACCGGGCAATTGATACTTTTACAGATTCACACCCTGCTATTCATGAAGCGAAAAAAGTATTCAGTCCATTGGTGAGATTATATGCTGGAGCATTTGTGGATGTCTCAATGGATTATTTTCTGGCAAATGACCTTACACAACATTCATTACAAGAATGGAAAGAACATTCTTCAAGAGTCTATCGGGTTTTAAATGAAAATCAAAAGTGGCTTCCCGAGAATTTCAAAAGGATGCTGGTAAAAATGGAAGCCGATGACTGGCTGTATAACTACCGTGAAGATTGGGGAATAAAATTCAGTATACAAAATGTTTTAAACAAAGCGAAATACCTGGATAAAGACATCCCGGTTTTCAAAG is part of the Chryseobacterium paludis genome and encodes:
- the radA gene encoding DNA repair protein RadA; protein product: MAKLRTAYFCQNCGTQYSQWMGQCKNCGEWNTLVEEVVEKPASKSLPSSRTKQHVINIIEVEAIEEPRIKTPSEELNRVMGGGIVLGSVTLIGGEPGIGKSTLLLQLALKMKKKVFYVSGEESASQIKMRADRLSEVQNPNCFLYTETSLEKILHEAKKLEPDFVIIDSIQTLQSQLIESSPGTVSQIRECSNEIIKYAKENNTPVFLVGHITKDGQIAGPKVLEHMVDVVLNFDGDRNHLFRLLRANKNRFGSTSEIGIYEMISQGLKEIKNPSEILITKKFEELSGNSIAVTLEGNRPMLLEIQALVSTAVYGTPQRSSTGFDAKRLNMLLAVLEKRAGFQLGAKDVFLNITGGIKTDDPALDLAVVASILSSNEDIAISEHFCFAGEIGLSGEIRPVAQVEQRISEAEKLGYEKIFVSNLNKIPKRKFGIKIEEVSKIEDFHERIF
- a CDS encoding AraC family transcriptional regulator; translation: MSLENIQRFVLVLLYGGLILFSFTVLINPMRVNKKANLFFGLFLFLWSSYWILNVLQFCDIPSDPLFELGVYAIQIFTPIFLFFSVIFFINPNYRFQKRDAVCIIIPFIYWILLVNSGDNKTIHAIVMLIAVSHNLPYITLIYFKIRKHQKRIETISSNTENIDLQWLIKLSFLLFITIIITVGYELFNTFIYKMHQHLVMDLLFLFIVYSTLYYVLRQKEIYPVDKKQREELLSIELESDSEQIEKKKLISDQEFEILKQKLISLMEAEKPYLDGDLNLLKLSDLIQINAHQLSYLLNTGFNENFFHFVNKYRVQYAKELLLDDSQKKLSMVGIAFESGFNSKTAFNTIFKKMTEMTPSEFKKNHSDL
- a CDS encoding zinc-dependent metalloprotease, coding for MKTKFTILVMFCAALLFAQNKVFQNPINESTLKNNQKVSRELSSTYLLTKYYSQSPFNLKSDLQITLPTGNEITAKFSRTFNYSNKSESYVYAIENDPKAELVLSKYDNIVTGMYASGTGEKIMFHQTDASVFALSLVSDSKIINQDTIDDYILDKTENFNKANSNVCSSSTPVCPATRIDVMIVFTTAAKNAWGGLSQSNSFVATAITNFNTALTNSGVSNVTINLVYSGEIAYTESGSLNTDLPRLRNNNDGFMDNVHTLRTTYGADLCALVTSTPTNTCGLGYVNTSSTNYSSSSGFCVSLYNCAVSNYSLAHELGHNMGLRHDWYVDTSTTPCDHHHGYTNKKAIDLGTSSTSSQRWRTIMAYNDECSSKGFNCTRINRWANPSVNYNSDPTGVAIGSTKPANEAYGFTRFACVVSNFMPETQSFLAIKEETKEKQNFSLYPNPAKDVITISGEDKGKYSFRIYNSSGQHITTTNEKTIHLKGLTSGEYFLNIYNDKNVMIESKKFIVR
- a CDS encoding acyl carrier protein phosphodiesterase, whose translation is MNYLAHSFLSFTDQQIVGQFLEDFIRNKDRYSFPKDIQDGITLHRAIDTFTDSHPAIHEAKKVFSPLVRLYAGAFVDVSMDYFLANDLTQHSLQEWKEHSSRVYRVLNENQKWLPENFKRMLVKMEADDWLYNYREDWGIKFSIQNVLNKAKYLDKDIPVFKAFLENKSILQNCYDHFFPDLLAHTKGINTVLQLEN